A genome region from Micromonospora peucetia includes the following:
- the eccCa gene encoding type VII secretion protein EccCa has translation MSTVVIKRPPRRPAPDIPVGELPVDAPPEIPAVAGGRWQQLFMVLPMLGGTVAMAMMFGRGGGAYSYVVGGMFGLSSLAMLVTSWGSASGTPKKSEMMAARRDYLRHLTVLRRRVRQTAGQQRAGLYYRHPDPGRLWSTVDSHRVWERRPTDPDFAVVRVAVGPQTLATPLAPPVTRPLEELEPMTAGALRRFLDAYSVVPDLPVALSLRSFARVFVRDATAGPADGPAAQALARAMLAQLAVFHAPDELLVAVCAGPERRAAWEWVKWLPHAHHPTRTDALGPVRLVTSAGAELEGLLDEVLASRSRFSPAGPATDGPHVVVVLDGGDLTGATDLTGDGGIDAVTIIDLDTPPPRLLDRFALLLELRRGRLHSHSAQGPAEVGTADRLDPVDAEAVARRLAPLRLATAARGPDAPPGAELGLPELLGLGDPEGFTAEQGWLPRSARERLRVPIGVGADGGAIELDLKESAQDGMGPHGLLIGATGSGKSELLRTLVLGLAATHSSEQLNFVLIDFKGGATFASFDRLPHTAAVITNLADALPLVDRMVDAINGELVRRQELLRRAGNFASLRDYERARAAGNPLAPLPSLLLICDEFSELLSAKPDFIDLFVQIGRLGRSLGVHLLLASQRLEEGRLRGLDTHLSYRIGLRTFSALESRTVLGVPDAHELPRSPGHGYLRFGTEPLVRFKAAYVSGALRRRGSAPGAGGAGAPRLLTFSTHLVPKPEPVGPPALPATADEGGSESVLELMVDRLAGQGPPAHQVWLPPLGRAPALDELLGPVGVDPARGLTFGNPELHGALQVPVAVVDKPFEQRRDLLWLALDGAAGHVAVLGGPQSGKSTALRTLICALALTHTPTEVQVYCLDFGGGGLAALRDLPHVGGVTGRADPTAVRRTVGEIATLLVEREQRFAELGVESMAAWRQRRAALAGTGQPGTDPFGDVFLVVDGWATLRGEYDDLEPLITDLATRGLSYGVHVVATAVRWLDFRPAIRDLFGSRLELRLGDPADSLVARRAATNVPEKTPGRGITAESLHFLTALPQLAASGGDTTDLVKQAAGSWAGPLAPPVRLLPPVLPYAELDLTATTGLHIPVGIAEADLRPVVLDFATEPHFVVFGDAECGKSSFLRALATSIMARFTPEQARVILVDYRRSLADMTDPMSPHLIGYGSAAAHTTDLIESAAGYLAARAPGPEVTPAQLRQRSWWSGPELFVLVDDYDLVASGPANPLRALEEHLPHARDVGLHLVLVRRSGGAGRAQYEPLAQRLRELSTAGLVMAGSPDEGALVGPVKPGPLPPGRGRLVTRRGGVRLVQLAHLPAP, from the coding sequence GTGTCCACTGTCGTCATCAAACGGCCGCCCCGCCGACCGGCGCCGGACATCCCGGTGGGTGAGCTGCCGGTGGACGCGCCGCCGGAGATCCCCGCCGTAGCCGGCGGACGCTGGCAGCAGCTGTTCATGGTGCTGCCCATGCTCGGCGGCACCGTGGCGATGGCGATGATGTTCGGCCGCGGCGGGGGCGCGTACTCCTACGTGGTCGGCGGGATGTTCGGGCTCTCCTCCCTGGCCATGCTGGTGACCTCGTGGGGCAGCGCCTCCGGCACCCCGAAGAAGTCGGAGATGATGGCCGCCCGGCGGGACTACCTGCGGCACCTGACCGTGCTGCGGCGCCGGGTCCGGCAGACCGCCGGGCAGCAGCGCGCCGGGCTCTACTACCGGCACCCGGATCCGGGCCGGCTCTGGTCGACCGTCGACAGCCACCGGGTCTGGGAACGCCGCCCCACCGACCCGGACTTCGCGGTGGTCCGGGTCGCTGTCGGCCCGCAGACCCTCGCCACCCCGCTGGCCCCTCCGGTCACCCGCCCGCTGGAGGAGCTGGAGCCGATGACCGCCGGCGCGCTGCGCCGGTTCCTGGACGCGTACTCCGTGGTGCCCGACCTGCCGGTGGCGCTCTCGCTGCGCAGTTTCGCGCGGGTCTTCGTACGCGACGCCACCGCCGGCCCGGCCGACGGGCCGGCCGCCCAGGCGCTGGCCCGGGCGATGCTCGCCCAGCTCGCGGTCTTCCACGCCCCGGACGAGCTGCTCGTCGCGGTCTGTGCCGGGCCGGAGCGGCGGGCCGCCTGGGAGTGGGTCAAGTGGCTGCCGCACGCCCACCATCCCACCCGCACCGACGCTCTCGGCCCGGTCCGGCTGGTCACCAGCGCGGGGGCGGAGCTGGAGGGGCTGCTGGACGAGGTGCTGGCCAGCCGGTCCCGGTTCAGCCCGGCCGGCCCGGCCACCGACGGCCCGCACGTGGTGGTGGTGCTCGACGGCGGCGACCTGACCGGAGCCACCGACCTGACCGGGGACGGCGGCATCGACGCCGTCACGATCATCGACCTGGACACCCCGCCGCCGCGCCTGCTGGACCGGTTCGCGCTGCTGCTGGAGCTGCGCCGCGGCCGACTGCACTCGCACTCCGCGCAGGGGCCCGCCGAGGTCGGTACGGCGGACCGGCTCGACCCGGTCGACGCGGAGGCCGTCGCCCGGCGGCTGGCCCCGCTGCGGCTGGCCACCGCGGCCCGCGGCCCGGACGCCCCACCGGGCGCCGAGCTGGGCCTGCCCGAGCTGCTCGGTCTCGGCGACCCGGAGGGCTTCACCGCCGAGCAGGGCTGGCTGCCCCGGTCCGCGCGGGAGCGGCTGCGGGTGCCGATCGGGGTGGGCGCCGACGGCGGCGCCATCGAGCTGGACCTGAAGGAGTCGGCGCAGGACGGGATGGGGCCGCACGGCCTGCTGATCGGGGCGACCGGTTCCGGCAAGTCGGAGCTGCTGCGCACGCTGGTGCTCGGGCTGGCCGCCACGCACAGCTCGGAGCAGCTCAACTTCGTGCTGATCGACTTCAAGGGCGGCGCGACCTTCGCCTCCTTCGACCGGCTGCCGCACACCGCCGCGGTGATCACCAACCTGGCCGACGCGCTGCCGCTGGTCGACCGGATGGTCGACGCCATCAACGGCGAGCTGGTCCGCCGCCAGGAGCTGCTGCGCCGGGCCGGCAACTTCGCCAGCCTGCGCGACTACGAGCGGGCCCGCGCCGCCGGCAACCCGCTCGCCCCGCTGCCGTCGCTGCTGCTGATCTGCGACGAGTTCTCCGAGCTGCTCTCGGCCAAGCCCGACTTCATCGACCTGTTCGTGCAGATCGGCCGGCTGGGCCGGTCGCTCGGCGTGCACCTGCTGCTGGCCAGCCAGCGGTTGGAAGAGGGGCGGCTACGTGGACTCGACACCCACCTGTCGTACCGGATCGGGTTACGGACCTTCTCGGCGCTGGAGTCCCGCACGGTGCTCGGGGTGCCGGACGCGCACGAGCTGCCCCGCTCCCCCGGCCACGGCTACCTGCGCTTCGGCACCGAACCGCTGGTCCGGTTCAAGGCCGCGTACGTCTCGGGGGCGCTGCGCCGGCGCGGCTCGGCACCGGGCGCGGGAGGCGCCGGGGCCCCGCGCCTGCTCACCTTCTCCACCCATCTCGTGCCCAAGCCGGAGCCGGTCGGGCCACCCGCCCTGCCCGCCACCGCCGACGAGGGCGGCTCGGAGAGTGTGCTGGAGCTGATGGTCGACCGGCTGGCCGGGCAGGGGCCGCCCGCCCACCAGGTCTGGCTCCCCCCGCTCGGCCGGGCGCCGGCGCTGGACGAGTTGCTCGGGCCGGTCGGCGTCGACCCGGCGCGTGGTCTCACCTTCGGCAACCCGGAACTGCACGGCGCGCTCCAGGTGCCGGTCGCGGTGGTCGACAAGCCCTTCGAGCAGCGCCGCGACCTGCTCTGGCTGGCGCTGGACGGCGCCGCCGGCCACGTCGCGGTGCTCGGCGGGCCGCAGAGCGGCAAGTCGACCGCGCTGCGCACGCTGATCTGCGCCCTGGCGCTCACCCACACCCCGACCGAGGTGCAGGTCTACTGCCTCGACTTCGGCGGCGGCGGGCTGGCCGCGCTGCGCGACCTGCCGCACGTCGGCGGGGTCACCGGCCGCGCCGACCCGACGGCCGTCCGGCGTACGGTCGGCGAGATCGCCACCCTGCTGGTCGAGCGGGAACAGCGCTTCGCCGAGCTGGGCGTGGAGTCGATGGCCGCCTGGCGGCAGCGCCGGGCCGCGCTGGCGGGCACCGGCCAGCCCGGGACCGACCCGTTCGGCGACGTGTTCCTGGTGGTGGACGGCTGGGCCACGCTGCGCGGCGAGTACGACGACCTGGAGCCGCTCATCACCGACCTGGCCACCCGGGGCCTGTCGTACGGGGTGCACGTGGTGGCGACGGCGGTGCGCTGGCTGGACTTCCGGCCGGCGATCCGGGACCTCTTCGGTTCCCGGCTGGAGCTGCGCCTCGGCGACCCGGCCGACTCGCTGGTGGCCCGCCGGGCGGCGACGAACGTGCCGGAGAAGACCCCCGGCCGGGGCATCACCGCGGAGAGCCTGCACTTCCTCACCGCGCTGCCGCAGCTGGCCGCCTCCGGCGGGGACACGACGGACCTGGTCAAGCAGGCCGCCGGGAGCTGGGCCGGCCCGCTCGCGCCCCCGGTGCGGCTGCTCCCGCCGGTGCTTCCGTACGCCGAGCTGGACCTGACCGCGACCACCGGCCTGCACATTCCCGTGGGGATCGCCGAGGCGGACCTGCGCCCGGTGGTGCTGGACTTCGCCACCGAGCCGCACTTCGTGGTCTTCGGCGACGCCGAGTGCGGCAAGTCGTCGTTCCTGCGCGCGCTGGCCACCTCGATCATGGCCCGGTTCACCCCCGAGCAGGCCCGGGTGATCCTGGTCGACTACCGCCGCAGCCTGGCGGACATGACCGACCCGATGTCGCCGCACCTGATCGGGTACGGCTCCGCCGCGGCGCACACCACCGACCTGATCGAGTCGGCCGCCGGCTACCTCGCGGCCCGGGCGCCCGGCCCCGAGGTCACGCCCGCCCAGCTGCGGCAACGGTCGTGGTGGTCCGGGCCGGAGCTGTTCGTGCTGGTCGACGACTACGACCTGGTCGCCAGTGGGCCGGCCAACCCGCTGCGCGCCCTGGAGGAGCATCTGCCGCACGCCCGGGACGTCGGCCTGCACCTGGTGCTCGTCCGCCGCTCGGGCGGTGCCGGACGGGCCCAGTACGAGCCGCTGGCCCAGCGCCTGCGTGAACTCTCCACCGCGGGGCTGGTGATGGCGGGCAGCCCGGATGAGGGGGCGCTGGTCGGCCCGGTCAAGCCCGGTCCACTGCCCCCGGGACGCGGCCGGCTGGTCACCCGGCGCGGAGGCGTACGTCTGGTCCAGCTGGCCCATCTGCCGGCACCGTGA
- the eccD gene encoding type VII secretion integral membrane protein EccD — protein sequence MTIGLARVTISAPQRRVDVALPEQVPLAELLPEVLRHAGEGLADDGERHGGWVLRRTDGAVLATAQALLPQGVRDGEVLHLVPARAQWPELEYDDVAEAIADGARRRGGAWSPAASRTAALAGAAVPLAVGLLAVTAGGPAHEAAWPVAAVVALLLTLAGVVASRAHGDGPAGATLGGYALPYAAVAGALAVSSGDPVGPVPGLRWIGAPELLAGSMALLLVSVLGLAGVATRLRVFVAGATAGFAGALAALGGLLLSPAGTAAVLLCVLVFAVGAIPLLAIRLGKVPLPPITLPTSEPGDADRARDLPDRDRVYAAVARTEEMLTGMLLGHAVLAVAAAVVLGLSGGVAGRLLVAVAAAVLLLRSRLFVSLRHRVPTVAAGLVGYAVLGAVLVERSGPTARLALVVGGLVLALVAVATGTTYARRPVSPYVGRIADLTDTALVVSLVPVACAVLDLYDRARGLLG from the coding sequence ATGACGATCGGGTTGGCCCGGGTCACCATCAGCGCCCCCCAGCGGCGCGTGGACGTCGCGCTGCCCGAGCAGGTTCCGCTGGCCGAGCTGCTGCCCGAGGTGCTGCGGCACGCGGGCGAGGGGCTCGCCGACGACGGCGAACGGCACGGCGGCTGGGTGCTGCGGCGTACCGACGGGGCGGTGCTGGCCACCGCGCAGGCGCTGCTGCCGCAGGGGGTCCGCGACGGCGAGGTGCTGCACCTGGTGCCGGCCCGCGCGCAGTGGCCCGAGCTGGAGTACGACGACGTGGCCGAGGCGATCGCCGACGGTGCCCGGCGGCGCGGTGGGGCGTGGTCACCCGCCGCCTCCCGCACCGCCGCCCTGGCCGGGGCCGCCGTGCCGCTGGCCGTCGGGCTGCTAGCCGTGACGGCCGGTGGCCCGGCGCACGAGGCGGCCTGGCCGGTCGCCGCCGTGGTGGCGCTGCTGCTCACCCTCGCCGGGGTGGTGGCGTCCCGCGCCCACGGGGACGGGCCGGCGGGCGCGACCCTGGGCGGCTACGCCCTGCCGTACGCGGCCGTGGCGGGCGCCCTCGCGGTCAGCTCCGGCGATCCGGTCGGACCGGTCCCGGGGCTGCGTTGGATCGGCGCGCCCGAGCTGCTGGCCGGGTCGATGGCGCTGCTGCTGGTGTCGGTGCTCGGGCTGGCCGGCGTCGCCACCCGGCTCCGGGTCTTCGTGGCGGGTGCCACCGCCGGGTTCGCCGGCGCGCTGGCCGCCCTCGGCGGACTGCTGCTCAGCCCGGCCGGCACGGCGGCGGTGCTGCTCTGCGTGCTGGTCTTCGCCGTGGGGGCGATTCCCCTGCTGGCCATCCGGCTCGGCAAGGTGCCGCTGCCCCCGATCACCCTGCCCACCAGCGAGCCGGGCGACGCCGACCGGGCCCGCGACCTGCCCGACCGGGACCGGGTCTACGCGGCGGTGGCCCGCACCGAGGAGATGCTCACCGGAATGCTGCTCGGGCACGCCGTGCTGGCGGTCGCCGCCGCGGTGGTGCTGGGCCTCTCCGGCGGGGTCGCCGGCCGGCTGCTGGTGGCGGTCGCCGCGGCTGTGCTGCTGCTCCGCTCCCGGCTGTTCGTGTCCCTGCGCCACCGGGTGCCGACCGTCGCCGCCGGCCTCGTCGGGTACGCCGTGCTGGGCGCCGTGCTCGTCGAACGGTCCGGCCCGACCGCCCGGCTCGCACTGGTCGTCGGTGGGCTGGTGCTGGCCCTCGTGGCGGTGGCCACCGGCACTACGTACGCCCGCCGGCCGGTCTCCCCGTACGTCGGCCGGATCGCGGACCTGACTGACACCGCCCTGGTGGTGTCGCTGGTGCCCGTCGCCTGCGCGGTGCTCGACCTGTACGACCGGGCCCGGGGGCTGCTCGGCTGA
- a CDS encoding inorganic diphosphatase has translation MDFDVTVEIPKGHRNKYEVDHATGRIRLDRTLFTSTQYPADYGFIEGTLGEDGDPLDALVLVPEPTFPGCLIRCRTIGMFRMTDEKGGDDKVLCVPYEDPRQEHLRDIHHLGEFDRLEIQHFFEVYKDLEPGKSVEGATWVGRIEAEAEIVASYQRARDAEARGESAH, from the coding sequence ATGGATTTCGACGTGACGGTTGAGATCCCCAAGGGTCACCGCAACAAGTACGAGGTCGACCACGCGACCGGCCGGATCCGGCTGGACCGCACCCTCTTCACCTCCACCCAGTACCCCGCCGACTACGGCTTCATCGAGGGCACGCTGGGCGAGGACGGCGACCCGCTGGACGCGCTCGTGCTGGTCCCCGAGCCCACCTTCCCGGGCTGCCTGATCCGGTGCCGCACCATCGGCATGTTCCGGATGACGGACGAGAAGGGCGGCGACGACAAGGTCCTCTGCGTGCCCTACGAGGACCCGCGCCAGGAGCACCTGCGCGACATCCACCACCTCGGCGAGTTCGACCGGCTGGAGATCCAGCACTTCTTCGAGGTCTACAAGGACCTGGAGCCCGGCAAGTCGGTCGAGGGCGCCACCTGGGTGGGGCGGATCGAGGCCGAGGCGGAGATCGTGGCGTCGTACCAGCGCGCCAGGGACGCCGAGGCGCGCGGCGAGTCCGCGCACTGA
- the dacB gene encoding D-alanyl-D-alanine carboxypeptidase/D-alanyl-D-alanine endopeptidase, whose protein sequence is MPVVLAGVLVLVLAAVGIAVVRPGPVADWLGDEPADRGAAAQAAEPAPAAVLAGADANAPMPTSEGVRAALAPLVGVPALGDRVHVSVADVATGQPLFGRGEDDGTVPASVTKLVTGVTVLAARGPAYRIQTRAVAGATPGEVVIVGGGDPTLAVDKKGFYPGAARLDDLAGQVRDALGGTKPTKVTVDSSLYSGPVFEPGWDDDIPTGGYGGPITALMTDGARSDVTRAKKDEAAGNHWAERVSQPDLAAGRAFARLLGVPADAVRRGTAPDAAPPAATPGPGAELGKVESLPMVRLVDIMISDSDNIVAEALARQVALARNQPASFAGAGSAMDAVAGELGLPADELTLADGSGLSRSNRISPSLLTDLIVLAGGGSRSELAAIFGGLPVADWSGTLAGRYGTAATKAGAGVVRAKTGTLTKVHAIAGLVSTADGRLLAFAVLTDAVPPDGLTSARVALDRIGATLASCGCG, encoded by the coding sequence CTGCCCGTCGTGCTGGCCGGGGTGCTCGTGCTCGTGCTGGCCGCCGTCGGGATCGCCGTGGTCCGTCCAGGACCGGTGGCGGACTGGCTGGGCGACGAGCCCGCCGACCGGGGGGCCGCCGCGCAGGCGGCGGAACCGGCTCCCGCGGCGGTGCTGGCCGGCGCGGACGCGAACGCCCCGATGCCCACCTCCGAGGGCGTACGCGCCGCGCTCGCCCCGCTCGTGGGCGTGCCCGCTCTCGGCGACCGGGTCCACGTCTCGGTGGCCGACGTGGCCACCGGCCAGCCGCTCTTCGGCCGGGGCGAGGACGACGGCACGGTGCCCGCCTCGGTGACCAAGCTGGTCACCGGGGTGACGGTGCTCGCCGCGCGGGGCCCGGCGTACCGCATCCAGACCCGGGCGGTGGCCGGCGCGACGCCGGGCGAGGTGGTGATCGTCGGCGGCGGCGACCCCACGCTGGCGGTCGACAAGAAGGGCTTCTATCCGGGTGCGGCCCGCCTGGACGACCTGGCCGGCCAGGTACGCGACGCCCTCGGCGGCACCAAACCGACGAAGGTGACGGTCGACTCGTCGCTCTACTCGGGCCCGGTCTTCGAGCCGGGTTGGGACGACGACATTCCCACCGGTGGCTACGGCGGCCCGATCACGGCGCTGATGACCGACGGGGCCCGCAGCGACGTGACCCGCGCGAAGAAGGACGAGGCGGCCGGCAACCACTGGGCCGAGCGGGTGTCCCAGCCCGACCTCGCGGCCGGCAGGGCCTTCGCCCGGCTGCTGGGAGTGCCGGCCGACGCGGTCAGGCGTGGCACCGCCCCCGACGCCGCGCCCCCGGCCGCGACCCCGGGGCCCGGCGCCGAGCTGGGCAAGGTGGAGTCGCTGCCGATGGTCCGGCTCGTCGACATCATGATCAGCGACAGCGACAACATCGTGGCCGAGGCGCTGGCCCGGCAGGTCGCGCTGGCCCGCAACCAGCCCGCCTCGTTCGCCGGCGCCGGCTCGGCGATGGACGCGGTGGCCGGGGAGCTCGGCCTGCCGGCCGACGAGCTGACCCTCGCCGACGGCAGCGGCCTGTCCCGCAGTAACCGGATCAGCCCCTCGCTGCTCACCGACCTGATCGTGCTCGCCGGCGGCGGCAGCCGCTCCGAACTGGCCGCGATCTTCGGCGGCCTGCCCGTCGCCGACTGGTCCGGCACCCTCGCCGGCCGGTACGGAACGGCGGCGACGAAGGCCGGCGCCGGGGTGGTCCGGGCCAAGACCGGGACGTTGACCAAGGTGCACGCGATCGCCGGCCTGGTCAGCACGGCCGACGGGCGGCTGCTCGCCTTCGCCGTGCTCACCGACGCGGTGCCCCCGGACGGGCTGACGTCCGCCCGGGTGGCGCTGGACCGGATCGGCGCCACCCTGGCCAGCTGCGGCTGCGGCTGA
- a CDS encoding zinc-dependent metalloprotease: MAQFVDWDLAAATAGALSKSGPRVSYTEATDVVSDLRRLTDEAAGHVADYTGLRSQVSHPPVRVVDRRDWAATNIAGLREVITPLVGRLTKDKQPGALTEAIGSRVTGVQAGTVLAYLSGRVLGQYEVFSADPGQLLLVAPNIVEVERKLGADPRDFRLWVCLHEVTHRTQFTAVPWMRAYFLSEVQAFVDASSSGGEHLLERLRRGVATLSDAVKDPESRTSVLDIVQTPAQRAVLDRLTALMTLLEGHAEFVMDGVGPQVVPSVERIRAAFNRRREAGNPLEKAIRRLLGVEVKMRQYAEGRKFVHGVVDRVGMAGFNKIFSSPLTLPRLDELGDPDAWVARVHGPVGPAPTAG, from the coding sequence ATGGCGCAGTTCGTGGACTGGGATCTGGCCGCCGCGACCGCGGGGGCGCTGAGCAAGTCGGGCCCCCGGGTGTCGTACACCGAGGCCACCGATGTGGTCAGTGACCTGCGGCGGTTGACCGACGAGGCGGCGGGGCACGTCGCCGACTACACGGGCCTGCGCTCGCAGGTGTCCCACCCGCCGGTGCGGGTGGTGGACCGGCGGGACTGGGCGGCGACCAACATCGCCGGGCTACGCGAGGTGATCACCCCGCTGGTCGGCCGGCTGACCAAGGACAAGCAGCCCGGCGCGCTGACTGAGGCGATCGGCTCCCGGGTCACCGGGGTGCAGGCCGGCACCGTGCTGGCCTACCTCTCCGGCCGGGTCCTCGGCCAGTACGAGGTCTTCTCCGCCGACCCGGGGCAACTGCTGCTGGTCGCGCCGAACATCGTCGAGGTGGAGCGCAAGCTGGGGGCCGACCCGCGGGACTTCCGGCTCTGGGTCTGCCTGCACGAGGTGACCCACCGCACCCAGTTCACCGCCGTGCCGTGGATGCGGGCGTACTTCCTCAGCGAGGTGCAGGCCTTCGTGGACGCCTCGTCCAGCGGCGGTGAGCACCTGCTGGAGCGGCTGCGCCGGGGCGTGGCCACCCTCTCCGACGCGGTGAAGGACCCGGAGAGCCGCACCAGCGTGCTGGACATCGTCCAGACCCCGGCGCAGCGGGCCGTGCTGGATCGGCTCACCGCGCTGATGACCCTGCTGGAGGGGCACGCCGAGTTCGTCATGGACGGCGTCGGGCCGCAGGTGGTTCCGAGCGTCGAGCGGATCCGGGCGGCGTTCAACCGGCGCCGGGAGGCCGGCAACCCGCTGGAGAAGGCGATCCGCCGGCTGCTCGGCGTGGAGGTCAAGATGCGCCAGTACGCCGAGGGTCGCAAGTTCGTGCACGGTGTGGTCGACCGGGTCGGCATGGCGGGCTTCAACAAGATCTTCAGCTCGCCGCTCACCCTGCCCCGGCTGGACGAGCTCGGCGACCCGGACGCCTGGGTTGCCCGGGTGCACGGGCCGGTCGGCCCGGCCCCGACCGCCGGCTGA
- the tilS gene encoding tRNA lysidine(34) synthetase TilS — protein MAALAPPVAAIRVAVRRALIDLPPGGPVLVACSGGADSLALAAATAFVAPRLGRAAGLVTVDHGLQEGSAQRAAAVVRWAREVGLAPVESVRVEVAGRPGGPEAAAREARYRALADVAARLGAAALLTGHTRDDQAETVLLALARGAGPRGLAGMPVRRDLDGVPLLRPLLEVGREQTRTACAVLGLSPWEDPHNADPSYARARVRADVLPALVRALGPGVLDNLARTARLVAADNAVLDELAGAALADVRHPDGGLAVRALADLPPAVRGRVLHAWARELGAPPAALSHRHVTALDALVTGWRGQGPAHLPGGLRVLRRDGRLAAIDFR, from the coding sequence GTGGCCGCACTCGCCCCGCCGGTGGCCGCGATCCGGGTCGCGGTCCGTCGCGCGCTGATCGACCTGCCGCCCGGGGGGCCGGTGCTGGTCGCCTGCTCCGGGGGTGCGGATTCGCTCGCGCTGGCCGCCGCCACCGCGTTCGTGGCGCCCCGCCTGGGCCGCGCCGCCGGCTTGGTGACGGTCGACCACGGCCTCCAGGAGGGGTCGGCGCAGCGGGCCGCGGCGGTGGTGAGGTGGGCCCGCGAGGTCGGCCTGGCGCCGGTCGAGTCGGTGCGGGTCGAGGTGGCCGGGCGACCGGGCGGGCCGGAGGCAGCCGCCCGCGAGGCCCGCTACCGGGCGCTCGCCGACGTGGCCGCCCGGCTCGGGGCAGCGGCCCTGCTCACCGGGCACACCCGCGACGACCAGGCGGAGACCGTGCTGCTCGCGCTCGCCCGGGGCGCCGGCCCGCGCGGCCTGGCCGGGATGCCCGTGCGACGGGACCTCGACGGGGTGCCGCTGCTGCGCCCGCTGCTCGAGGTCGGCCGGGAGCAGACCCGCACGGCGTGCGCGGTGCTCGGGCTGAGCCCCTGGGAGGACCCGCACAACGCCGACCCGTCGTACGCCCGGGCCCGGGTCCGGGCCGACGTGCTGCCCGCCCTGGTTCGCGCGCTCGGGCCGGGGGTGCTGGACAACCTGGCCCGGACCGCCCGGCTGGTGGCGGCGGACAACGCCGTCCTCGACGAGTTGGCGGGCGCCGCGCTGGCCGACGTCCGCCACCCCGACGGCGGGCTCGCGGTGCGGGCGCTGGCCGATCTTCCGCCCGCGGTGCGCGGCCGGGTGCTGCACGCCTGGGCCCGGGAGTTGGGGGCGCCGCCCGCCGCCCTGTCGCACCGGCACGTGACCGCCCTGGACGCGCTGGTGACCGGCTGGCGGGGGCAGGGGCCGGCCCACCTGCCGGGCGGGCTCCGGGTGCTCCGCCGCGACGGCCGGCTCGCCGCCATCGACTTCCGCTGA